Genomic window (Rosa chinensis cultivar Old Blush chromosome 6, RchiOBHm-V2, whole genome shotgun sequence):
CTCTGGCAAAGGTTATATGATTCCTTTGAATCAATGCATGGACTACTCTGAGTTGTATGAAGACATTTTCCGTACATTCCAGTTTTTCCCAACTGATAATGTTGAGCTTCAGTATTCAGTTCCAGGTTGTGAAGTCTGTTTTCTGCGGATGATCGTGATTTCCAGATGCTGTTTTGCTCTGCCAGAATACATAGGCTAGAGTGTGTCGATATTTCAGTTTTAAAGATTGGGGAGGTTGTAGGAGAAACTGTTCGGTGGATAGTGGTTCAGAAGTAATTGATGAAGATGATTATTTGGGTGATGCATTCAGGACTGAAGTTCACAAGACGTATTTGTCTGATGAGTGGAGTTCTTATATCCATAATGTTGGGGATAAGTTTCATGGCGCTGCTGAGCTCCGTGAAAAGCTCAGGAAGTATGCAATTGCAGTTGGTTTCGAGTTTGTATTCTTGAGAAATGATCTGGACCGTATTTATGCAGTCTGTGCAAATGTTGGAACGGAAGGTTGTGATTGGCATCTTCGTGCTTTTTCATCATCTGCCAATGGTTGCCTGTATATCACAGAGTTGAATAATACTCACACTTGCAAGGGTGTAGTTAGGACTCAAAAACACAAGCTTTTGGGGTCCAAGGTTGTCAAGACTTACATTGCTGCTGATGTAAGTTTTAATCTTTCATTGAAGCCAAGGGAGATTATGAGCAAGTTCAAATCAACATATGGGTTTGATATTTCATACAAGGTTgccttgaaagcaaagcatcGGGCCAAGGAAGCGATTTATGGTTCCGATGCAGAAACGTTCAGCAAGTTATCTTGGTATAAGGAAGCTGTTTTGCAGAGTAACCCCGGCTCTTCTTTTGTGTTGGAGGTTGAACCATCTACAAATCGTTTTCAGAGGCTTTTCATAGCTTACGGAGGTTGTGTAGAAGGCTTCCAATTCTGTTTGCCagtgttgtatgttgatggaGCGTTTGGTAAAAGCATTTATAAGAGGCAGATTCTGTCTGCAACTAGAAGGAATGGGAATCAAGGTAACTGAattgtttattgcccccccataAATTTATTCTTGGCCCCCAGTAATATTGGCCTTTGTTATAGTTTCATCTGTGAACTTAatatttcttgttttagttGTATTCATTGTGATATATATCATTTTTTCATTGCTGTGCGACGTTGTGACATTGTCCTGCCATGCAATAacaacattattggcccccagtagactgatTTTACTGTGATCTGTTTTATGCAGGTTTCTATCCTCTAGCCATATGTTTTTGTGATTCAGAGACAGATGCAAACTGGACATTCTTTTTCAAACATTTGAAGAGTCTGCTTGAACCTCAAGGGAGAGTTATCACATTTATTAGTGATCGGGGTGTTGGATTGTTGAGCGCTTTCGATAAGGTATTTGCTGGTAATCCTCATCTGTTTTGTTACAAGCACTTGgtggcaaaccttgccagtaAATATAGGGGTAAAGGTAATTCAAAATTGATAGAAGATGTAAAGCAGAAGTTTTTTAAGGTCGCATATTCATCTACACAGAAGGAATACCGTTTCAATTTGCGGTTGCTTAGAGCAGTTGGAGGTGCCGATATTATTGACCCTTTTCTTTCTGAATTGCCTGTGGAAAATTGGTGCCGTGCATTTTATACTAGCTGCCgatatggaattatggctaATGGGATTGCTGAATCATTTAACTCTTGGATTGCAATTGAGCGTTTGATGCCAGTCTACTGTATGCTCGACCAGacaagaattaaacaaatggaGATGGCGGGTAAAAGGAGGGAAGAGGCAGAACGTTGGACCACAGaactaactcccaaaatggaGAAAGGTTGAAGGTGCAGATGGAGAAATCTCGTCGTTTCAGTGTCCATTATTCAAGTCCTGGAGTTTATGAGGTTCGATCTAACTTTTCATATGTAGTCAACATTTCTGATCATGCATGTTCATGTGTTAAATGGCAGATCAATTGTTTTCCTTGTCCTCACGGCCTTGCTGCATTACAAGCTGCCTCTGAAAATGTATTTAATTATATTGATAAGTACTTTCATGTTGATATGTTCAAGAAGAGCTACAGTTTTCCTATCCATCCGATAACTAATGTTGATATGTCTTCCACGGATTCTGCTTCTGAATGTATATTACCTCCCCTTGCGAAGAGGCCCCCgggaggcctagggtgaagcggttcaagtCAGTTGGAGAGGTTGAAAAGAAGCTGATTCGTTGTGGTCGTTGTGGAAAAATGGGCACTCATAACAAGTTGAGCTGCACTGAACCTCTCGTTCAGCAGTAGTATATGTTTCTGTAGTGAGTTTTTAGGGTTTGACTTtgtctagtggggggcagtaattggtttattgggggccagtaattgtttatatttagtctgaaataaacatttttctttttcacatgTCAGATTCTTACTGTTGTGATTTTTAAAATTGCATTTACATATAACAAGTTCAATTTTCCAACAGGGTTAATgattattgggtggcaatactggggggcagtaattggGTTATTGGGTGCCAGTAATTGATAGTATTCAGGCTGAAATAAACATTTTCCTATTCACATGTTAGATTCTTACTGTTTGGatgattaaaaattaaaatttcatcTACATAGCACAAGTTCAATGTTCCAACAGTTTTAATGCTTATTGGGTGAAATTACTGGGGGCAGTAATTGGTTTACTGGGGGACAATAATTGTTTAAATTCAGGCTCAAATAAACATTTTCCCCTTCGCATGTCAGATTCTTAATGTTGGGATGATTAAAATTGCATAGACGTAGCACAAGTTCAATTTTCCAACAGGTTTAATGCTTACTGGGTGGCAATACTGGGGGGCAGAAATTGGTTTACTGGGGGCCAGTAATTGTTTAAATTCAGGCTCAAATAAACATTTTCCTCTTCGCATGTCGGATTCTTACTGTTGGGATGATTAAAATTCCATCTACATAGCACAAATTCAATTTTCCAACAGGTTTAATGCTTATTGGGTGGCAATACTGGGGGCCAGTAATTGGTTTACTGGGGGCAGTAATTGGTTTATTGGGACATATTAAGGTAGTAACATGTCTAATTTGGAGCATTTGTGTAAAGCGCCTGCTTCTAATTGAAGTCAGCATCAGTATACTAAATCATCCAATAATGCCGTTcatttcaccatagtttgaaGATTAGGCTAGTACGACCTCTTTACAATCCCTACTCTTCGGATATGAAAACTACATGTCTAAATATGTTATATCTAATCTCATGCCTCACTTTCTCCCCAATACTAGGTGCATAAACCTCTCAAGCAGTCTTTTCCTCATGTTGTCCCCACATTCCTTGGTTGGTTCTACGCCGTTTACAATGCTCTCCATGTAATGTAGCATAAAGGGCCCACAATCACCACTGTAAAGAAGTAAAAATTAGACATGTTTAGGAATGTAGGCAA
Coding sequences:
- the LOC112171185 gene encoding uncharacterized protein LOC112171185 — protein: MSKFKSTYGFDISYKVALKAKHRAKEAIYGSDAETFSKLSWYKEAVLQSNPGSSFVLEVEPSTNRFQRLFIAYGGCVEGFQFCLPVLYVDGAFGKSIYKRQILSATRRNGNQGFYPLAICFCDSETDANWTFFFKHLKSLLEPQGRVITFISDRGVGLLSAFDKLPIWNYG